In Kordiimonas pumila, a single genomic region encodes these proteins:
- a CDS encoding APC family permease translates to MSAPGTRDQLRTGVGLLGVVTFGAGTAIGVSIFTVLAPAAQVAGSGLLISAVLAATPMVFFAVAYAFLASALPKSGASYEWPRTFIHPQVGFLVSWLRILSNIGALTVLTTVLLSYLNMAISLPVKPTIFIILVAVFGLNYVGVHLAAKVQTVLMLTLLAVLGFFVITGLPVTSHDLVGPLLAKGWPAIFAAVPLMISLFLGIEAAVEIGEEVRDPKKTIPRGITLAIILTAAVYLLVAGTALALLGPEKLAASAAPLLEAAEIPLGKWATFLILGAASVSIFKSLNVLALTFSRALFAMGRSGALPRFLGRIHPRYGTPHVAVVAGFVSAAPGLFMPDSLVFLLLAVNIPTMLKYMACSFCAVKVVQNHPDITAQAGLKLGKKTVTFVGYGGVLLAAGIIIAGLGADWRPYALVLCWLLAGILYWIIWGAKSSGQLSDETEDLV, encoded by the coding sequence ATGAGCGCGCCGGGAACAAGGGACCAATTAAGGACCGGTGTCGGCCTTCTGGGGGTTGTGACCTTCGGGGCAGGTACGGCGATTGGTGTGTCAATTTTTACGGTGCTCGCGCCGGCGGCCCAGGTCGCGGGGTCGGGGCTGTTGATTTCAGCCGTTCTTGCCGCGACGCCGATGGTGTTCTTTGCAGTTGCTTATGCCTTTCTGGCCTCGGCACTCCCAAAATCCGGCGCGTCTTATGAATGGCCCAGAACCTTTATTCATCCGCAGGTTGGTTTCCTAGTTTCCTGGCTTCGCATTCTCAGCAACATTGGTGCCCTCACGGTACTGACAACGGTGCTTTTGAGTTATCTCAATATGGCGATCAGCTTGCCGGTCAAGCCGACAATTTTTATTATTCTAGTGGCGGTGTTCGGCCTGAATTATGTCGGCGTGCATCTGGCTGCCAAAGTTCAGACTGTTTTGATGCTGACCCTCCTTGCGGTGCTTGGCTTTTTCGTAATCACGGGTTTGCCGGTTACGTCTCATGACCTGGTAGGGCCTCTCCTTGCCAAGGGGTGGCCTGCTATATTTGCGGCGGTTCCCCTGATGATCAGCCTATTTCTCGGCATTGAGGCTGCTGTTGAAATCGGCGAAGAAGTGCGGGATCCCAAGAAAACAATCCCGCGCGGTATCACGCTTGCCATCATTCTGACAGCAGCAGTTTATCTGCTGGTTGCGGGCACAGCCCTTGCGCTTCTCGGGCCAGAGAAGCTGGCTGCGAGTGCGGCACCGCTTCTTGAGGCCGCTGAGATACCACTTGGGAAATGGGCGACCTTCCTTATTCTGGGGGCCGCCTCGGTCTCCATCTTCAAGTCTCTGAATGTTCTTGCGCTGACTTTTTCACGGGCGCTGTTTGCCATGGGCAGAAGCGGTGCGCTTCCGAGATTTCTTGGCCGGATTCATCCTCGTTACGGTACGCCGCATGTGGCGGTTGTCGCCGGTTTTGTTAGTGCCGCGCCGGGATTGTTCATGCCGGACAGCCTTGTCTTCCTGCTGCTCGCTGTGAACATCCCGACAATGCTCAAATATATGGCCTGCTCTTTCTGTGCGGTGAAGGTCGTGCAGAACCATCCTGACATTACGGCGCAAGCAGGTTTAAAACTTGGCAAAAAGACTGTGACCTTTGTGGGCTATGGCGGTGTTTTGCTCGCGGCTGGCATTATTATTGCCGGCCTGGGCGCGGACTGGAGGCCCTATGCCCTGGTCCTCTGCTGGCTGCTGGCCGGAATTTTATATTGGATAATTTGGGGCGCCAAATCATCCGGACAGCTTTCAGATGAGACTGAAGACCTGGTGTAA
- a CDS encoding TonB-dependent receptor has translation MREKMKRNKRLQASWLASVSTVSIIAGQMLTMLTMTAQSNAAEIDDTPVFEEIVVTALRRDQRLQDVPAALSVLGATKLYDRGAKDFRDYLQVVPGVSFGETGYRSSRVVIRGVSDGLGTTASLAGIYIDEVPVTETRQPTFDPSIYDVERVEVLKGPQGTLYGSGSMGGTIRVILNKPQLDGFEGQTEGTIGDVSHGGINYKLDSVLNIPIVTDKLGLRVVGSYRNDSGFIDDTLRNETNANSIEKKNVRVALRWKPSDLTTIDAAYLYQKEDLGTPNFSEAMPGDPIYTQRRQYRQTGPSETELYSFTLNHEFSFGSLVSSTNYLDKFSAANIDATNSFRGIMGMITGVLIPTSEGFGINTEGDYRVFSQEVRLASHSGDTIEWLIGGFYSEVKNGFAQYADLSSAPSVSSLLTGKQVFDSLENDKTRQLAAFGEITWNATEKLALTAGLRVFDIDQDVEQFGSGILAGGSSQVNLEANSSSVNQKYRIAFKPTADSLLYAQAAQGFRQGGANGPVPQSICGADLANLGYSSTPSQYGSDDLWSYEIGSKNTLLDSKATLNAAAYYTKWSNIQNLVSLPTCLFSFTGNAGEAEIKGIDLDTSIQPIEGLSLGVALSYVDAKITETAPGIKPNVGDRLPFVAKWSWAANARYEFPLTALVTAFVYTDVNYVGKRWNTFEGNGVTATQLPSYYLANLRFGIMKDSWTASIFATNLFNKYYAVNRQTSAVQTYDVVGEPRVIGVNLKLTY, from the coding sequence ATGAGAGAAAAAATGAAGAGAAATAAACGCTTACAGGCATCGTGGTTAGCGTCAGTCAGCACCGTAAGCATCATTGCTGGCCAGATGTTAACAATGCTTACTATGACCGCTCAGTCAAATGCGGCGGAAATTGATGATACTCCGGTATTTGAGGAAATAGTCGTTACGGCTTTAAGGCGCGATCAAAGATTACAGGATGTCCCCGCAGCCCTTAGTGTACTGGGTGCTACCAAGCTATATGACAGGGGTGCAAAAGATTTTCGCGATTACCTCCAGGTCGTACCCGGCGTTTCCTTCGGCGAGACAGGTTACAGAAGCAGCCGGGTTGTCATACGCGGGGTTTCAGACGGCCTTGGCACCACAGCCTCACTCGCCGGCATTTACATTGATGAAGTCCCCGTAACGGAAACTCGTCAGCCGACGTTTGACCCCAGCATCTATGATGTCGAGCGCGTAGAAGTCCTCAAGGGCCCTCAGGGAACTCTCTATGGATCCGGCTCCATGGGCGGCACCATTCGTGTGATTCTGAATAAACCACAACTTGATGGCTTTGAAGGGCAAACCGAAGGCACCATCGGGGATGTATCGCACGGAGGTATCAACTACAAGCTTGATAGCGTTCTAAACATCCCGATTGTCACTGACAAACTCGGCCTACGTGTCGTTGGCAGTTATAGGAATGATAGCGGTTTCATTGATGACACATTGAGGAATGAAACAAACGCCAATAGCATTGAGAAAAAGAATGTCCGCGTTGCCCTGAGGTGGAAACCATCTGACCTCACTACCATTGATGCAGCATATTTGTATCAAAAAGAGGATCTGGGGACCCCCAATTTCTCAGAGGCAATGCCAGGCGATCCTATATATACACAGCGCCGCCAGTACCGGCAGACAGGCCCCTCGGAGACTGAGCTCTATAGCTTTACCCTTAATCATGAGTTTTCCTTTGGTTCCCTCGTGTCGTCAACAAACTATCTGGATAAGTTTTCCGCCGCAAATATTGATGCCACGAACTCATTTCGCGGAATTATGGGTATGATTACCGGCGTGCTGATCCCCACCTCTGAGGGCTTTGGCATCAATACGGAAGGGGATTATAGAGTATTCTCCCAAGAGGTACGGCTTGCCTCACATAGTGGCGACACCATTGAATGGCTCATTGGCGGATTTTATTCAGAAGTAAAAAATGGCTTTGCTCAATATGCCGACCTTTCTTCCGCACCAAGTGTGTCCAGCCTGTTAACTGGCAAGCAGGTTTTTGATTCATTGGAAAATGACAAAACCAGGCAGCTAGCCGCCTTTGGTGAAATTACCTGGAACGCGACTGAGAAACTTGCTCTGACGGCCGGCCTCCGTGTGTTTGATATTGATCAGGATGTAGAACAATTTGGATCCGGAATATTAGCTGGCGGCTCCTCCCAGGTTAATCTGGAAGCAAACTCATCATCCGTTAATCAAAAATATCGAATTGCCTTTAAGCCAACCGCTGACAGCCTGCTCTATGCGCAGGCCGCTCAGGGCTTCAGACAAGGTGGAGCCAATGGCCCTGTACCCCAATCCATTTGCGGTGCGGATTTAGCCAACCTTGGTTATTCAAGCACACCGTCGCAATATGGATCCGATGACCTGTGGAGCTATGAAATTGGGTCGAAAAATACTTTGCTGGATAGCAAGGCAACCCTCAATGCAGCCGCTTACTACACAAAATGGTCAAATATTCAAAACCTGGTTTCGCTGCCAACATGCCTCTTTAGTTTCACAGGCAATGCCGGTGAGGCGGAAATTAAGGGTATCGACCTTGACACCTCGATACAGCCTATCGAGGGCTTGAGTCTGGGCGTTGCGCTCTCCTATGTAGATGCAAAAATCACAGAAACGGCGCCCGGGATCAAACCAAACGTAGGAGACCGTTTGCCGTTTGTCGCCAAATGGTCCTGGGCTGCAAATGCTCGATACGAGTTTCCCTTAACCGCGCTTGTCACTGCATTTGTATATACTGACGTCAATTACGTTGGTAAACGCTGGAATACGTTTGAAGGCAACGGGGTTACAGCTACCCAACTGCCCTCATACTATCTTGCCAACCTTCGCTTCGGAATAATGAAGGATAGTTGGACCGCTTCCATTTTCGCAACCAACCTCTTCAATAAATATTATGCCGTCAACCGGCAGACCAGCGCTGTCCAGACTTATGACGTCGTTGGAGAACCTCGCGTAATCGGTGTTAATCTCAAACTTACATACTGA
- a CDS encoding pyridoxal phosphate-dependent aminotransferase — MGLKSPMPAAGASRECYSQWLRAMMKRSEEKGGDVKYLFSSSVEEPAELLYKIIAEAFSGEVTDRYVSTFVQHGNPYFLEQIAERYGVKTDNVLSTTGAISALSLLCRTFLLAGDHVLVENPGFDLFCDIATDQKAVVDFFDREGGPFTIDPGKLESKIRSDTKFVILSNLHNPSGMMLDKAVLEQLAGIAEKHKLMFIFDEVYAGYAGADKWPGPACWFSPYFISVGSLTKIYGLSGLKCGWIVANEEIVGAVRAYSLQFEFGVSKLTHAVGALLLEQQDTFDDFWQSALARSRPVLERHYAALLEEGLVSGELPEFGCILFPKLTGISGTLAFGEWLFEKHHIVVVPGELFGLAGHVRIGWALPPEELDSVFIRLRMALREYRREELGAR, encoded by the coding sequence ATGGGTTTGAAAAGTCCAATGCCAGCCGCAGGGGCCAGCCGGGAGTGTTATTCTCAGTGGTTGCGCGCCATGATGAAGCGCAGCGAGGAAAAAGGCGGCGATGTGAAATACCTGTTCAGCAGTTCTGTTGAAGAGCCTGCGGAACTGCTTTACAAGATCATTGCGGAAGCATTTTCCGGTGAAGTCACAGACCGTTATGTCAGCACTTTTGTGCAGCATGGTAACCCTTATTTTCTTGAACAAATTGCTGAGCGCTATGGCGTCAAGACTGACAATGTTCTCAGTACCACTGGCGCAATATCGGCTCTTTCCCTGCTTTGTCGCACGTTTTTATTGGCTGGAGATCATGTGCTTGTGGAAAATCCCGGCTTTGATCTTTTTTGCGACATTGCAACGGACCAGAAAGCTGTCGTTGATTTCTTTGACCGTGAAGGGGGGCCGTTCACAATTGACCCTGGGAAGCTGGAAAGCAAAATCCGCAGCGATACGAAGTTTGTGATCCTCTCGAACCTTCATAATCCTTCAGGGATGATGCTGGACAAGGCGGTGCTGGAGCAATTGGCGGGCATTGCGGAAAAGCATAAACTCATGTTCATTTTTGACGAGGTTTATGCCGGCTATGCCGGTGCGGACAAGTGGCCAGGGCCTGCATGCTGGTTCTCGCCATATTTTATCAGTGTTGGCAGCCTGACAAAAATATACGGCCTCAGCGGTTTGAAGTGTGGCTGGATTGTTGCAAACGAAGAGATTGTCGGCGCTGTTCGCGCTTATAGCTTGCAGTTTGAATTTGGTGTCTCAAAGCTTACTCATGCGGTTGGGGCCTTGCTTCTGGAGCAGCAGGATACATTCGATGATTTCTGGCAAAGCGCTCTTGCCAGATCGCGTCCGGTTCTTGAGCGGCACTATGCCGCCCTTCTGGAAGAGGGCCTGGTTAGCGGCGAACTGCCGGAGTTTGGCTGTATTCTTTTCCCGAAACTTACGGGTATTTCAGGCACGCTGGCTTTCGGTGAATGGTTATTTGAAAAACATCATATAGTAGTTGTTCCGGGTGAGCTATTCGGTTTAGCCGGACATGTGAGAATCGGATGGGCGTTGCCCCCCGAAGAGCTTGACAGTGTCTTTATCCGACTGAGAATGGCATTGAGAGAATATCGCAGAGAAGAGTTGGGCGCCCGTTAA
- a CDS encoding S10 family serine carboxypeptidase-like protein gives MKSLVKIVCLLISSVYMAETGLADALSPHADKVISSRHDVRIPEIGRVKYRADAGTLPILDNDTGRREGTIFYVAYIKERPKNGVPRPVTFLWNGGPGSNSSQLHFLGFGPKRPDLPSTYPEYGGNTEAPVVDNQETWLAHSDLVFLDPIGTGFSRAVTEDFLEKVLNVNGDAEVISEAIRVFLNRYNRWNSPLFIGGESYGTTRAEYVARMLEQRRTHVDGVLLISGGYNGGQQTSEGLRESLKITEFTTTAYYHGVLPAELQNKSLGDVLAEAEAWIRSEYASAIDAPGALSEDGLNSIKEKIAYYTAIPVKYIGDSLKVSSAMFADHLLESRGLELGRYDGRMTTSSRAEGTIWLPGIDPSLAIQADLMHGTSRVFNGYIRYTLGFESDLLYQGPFGGAFHPEVIQKDPKTTLPEDWMAVRFDLAGMRIPSGEEPPLVTAMRLNKSLRVLNMKGMYDGSCALLDDAVARTPEDLKNRVSNVCLPAGHMFYTDTVARQQSFEAFGRFVSNRPD, from the coding sequence ATGAAGTCACTGGTTAAGATTGTTTGTCTTCTTATCTCATCTGTTTATATGGCTGAGACTGGTCTGGCGGATGCCTTGTCTCCTCATGCTGATAAAGTCATTAGTTCCCGTCATGATGTTCGGATCCCTGAAATTGGAAGGGTAAAGTATCGTGCTGATGCGGGAACGCTTCCAATTCTGGATAATGATACTGGGCGCCGGGAAGGCACGATATTTTATGTTGCGTATATCAAAGAGCGCCCAAAGAATGGTGTTCCGAGGCCTGTTACGTTCTTATGGAATGGTGGTCCGGGCTCAAATTCCTCGCAATTACATTTTCTCGGGTTTGGCCCCAAGCGTCCGGATTTGCCCTCGACTTACCCTGAATATGGCGGGAACACGGAAGCCCCTGTGGTGGATAACCAGGAGACATGGCTTGCACATAGCGATTTAGTGTTTCTCGACCCCATAGGGACGGGTTTTAGCCGTGCTGTGACGGAAGATTTTCTCGAGAAGGTTTTAAATGTAAATGGTGATGCCGAAGTTATTTCCGAAGCCATCAGAGTGTTTCTGAACCGTTATAATCGCTGGAACTCCCCTCTTTTTATCGGGGGCGAAAGTTATGGGACAACCCGTGCGGAGTATGTGGCCAGGATGTTAGAGCAAAGACGTACGCATGTTGATGGGGTTTTATTGATTTCCGGGGGATATAATGGAGGCCAGCAAACGTCTGAAGGCCTCCGGGAGAGTTTGAAAATTACAGAATTTACGACCACTGCCTACTATCATGGCGTGTTGCCGGCTGAATTGCAGAATAAAAGTCTTGGAGATGTATTGGCAGAAGCAGAGGCATGGATACGTTCAGAGTATGCTTCCGCCATTGACGCTCCTGGTGCCCTTTCAGAAGACGGGCTTAATTCCATTAAAGAAAAAATAGCCTATTATACTGCAATTCCCGTTAAATATATTGGTGACAGCTTGAAAGTCTCCTCGGCAATGTTTGCTGATCATTTGCTTGAATCAAGGGGGCTGGAGCTTGGGCGATATGATGGCAGGATGACAACATCATCCAGGGCTGAAGGCACAATCTGGCTCCCCGGTATAGACCCAAGCCTTGCCATTCAAGCTGACCTCATGCATGGGACTTCCCGTGTTTTTAATGGATATATTCGCTATACACTGGGCTTTGAAAGTGACCTTTTGTATCAGGGGCCCTTCGGCGGGGCCTTCCATCCTGAAGTTATTCAAAAAGATCCCAAAACGACTTTGCCCGAAGACTGGATGGCGGTACGCTTTGACCTTGCCGGCATGCGTATTCCCTCAGGTGAGGAGCCTCCTCTGGTCACAGCAATGAGACTTAATAAATCTCTGAGAGTCTTGAACATGAAGGGTATGTATGACGGGTCATGCGCATTATTAGATGATGCTGTTGCGCGTACGCCTGAGGATTTGAAAAACAGGGTTTCCAATGTTTGTCTCCCTGCCGGTCATATGTTTTACACGGACACGGTTGCTCGTCAGCAATCCTTTGAGGCATTTGGACGGTTTGTAAGCAACAGGCCAGATTAA
- a CDS encoding S41 family peptidase: MTSRTMKTICSVPANRKDKQYKQSRPLTWLFKFAGMALVVSGVLGGVFARDHSVSAENEAAELMSDVRDAKSYWQELYKLDVSHFSEIVKENYIYAVYTADENWNSLYRSAVDQAYLDASLVKDLNSYQAVMRRLIAQFEDAHLSVTFLAHSNSARWPGFLVRYQGGRYIVVKSSRTDIPEGSEIVSCDNRSINDWVDQLARFWGGPQGLDTTRAHIGPEVFIDRDSPFYERPKVCKTGDSVVELHWRDVVVTKKGKFPTDLDELEAQYPHYSDHHTGLSSFGENGAWVRMARMYVENEDQAEAWHKIIDAASGLRDKDFVVIDVRGNSGGTYNWFMAFLRSFYGDDYIDYYARARLVIENVLLAPEGAKGSGMEAPPETSNIKMPVDPPMADIMEKPTVETLETGARLIRLRKPIDSMPPLPDEKPISPVSARVYVLTDYGCASACLSFLDEIMRIPGVIQIGGESHIDRRSAGWPSKYHLASGLAYVNMGRLVRVGRARGENAVWRPHYRFSGNLGDTEAVKKWILTEVIPDDFHRERPEVHNQPVTSKLNKGE, encoded by the coding sequence ATGACATCACGTACCATGAAAACAATTTGTTCTGTTCCGGCTAACCGGAAAGACAAACAGTATAAGCAATCGAGGCCTTTGACATGGCTTTTCAAATTTGCAGGCATGGCACTTGTGGTATCGGGAGTGTTGGGCGGAGTATTTGCCCGGGATCATTCTGTTTCAGCAGAAAATGAAGCTGCAGAGTTAATGTCAGATGTAAGGGATGCCAAATCTTACTGGCAAGAACTGTACAAACTGGATGTGTCCCATTTTTCTGAAATAGTGAAGGAAAATTATATATATGCTGTTTATACGGCTGACGAAAACTGGAACAGTCTCTATAGGTCTGCGGTCGACCAGGCATATCTTGATGCCTCACTGGTTAAAGATTTAAACTCTTATCAGGCAGTGATGCGACGCTTGATCGCACAATTCGAAGACGCACACCTCAGTGTTACATTTCTGGCCCATTCCAATAGTGCGCGCTGGCCTGGTTTTTTGGTTCGTTATCAAGGCGGGCGCTACATTGTTGTTAAGTCTTCCCGGACAGATATCCCGGAAGGCTCTGAAATCGTATCCTGTGATAATCGAAGCATTAATGACTGGGTTGATCAATTGGCCCGCTTCTGGGGTGGTCCGCAAGGATTGGATACCACAAGAGCGCATATTGGCCCTGAGGTGTTTATTGACAGGGACAGCCCTTTTTATGAGCGCCCGAAGGTCTGCAAAACGGGCGACAGTGTTGTCGAACTGCACTGGCGGGATGTTGTAGTTACCAAAAAAGGTAAGTTTCCCACTGACCTGGATGAGCTTGAGGCCCAGTATCCCCATTATTCCGATCATCATACTGGACTTTCCAGTTTCGGTGAAAATGGGGCTTGGGTACGAATGGCGCGGATGTATGTTGAGAATGAGGACCAGGCTGAGGCCTGGCATAAGATCATTGATGCTGCATCCGGGCTGCGTGATAAAGATTTTGTTGTAATTGATGTACGCGGAAACTCCGGGGGAACCTACAACTGGTTTATGGCGTTTCTGCGCTCTTTTTATGGCGATGATTATATCGATTATTATGCGCGGGCACGCCTCGTGATCGAGAATGTTCTGCTCGCCCCTGAAGGGGCCAAAGGGTCAGGTATGGAGGCTCCTCCTGAGACGAGCAATATCAAGATGCCGGTAGATCCTCCGATGGCCGATATCATGGAAAAGCCGACAGTGGAAACATTGGAAACCGGCGCCCGCTTGATCCGTTTGCGTAAGCCTATCGATAGCATGCCGCCGTTGCCGGATGAAAAACCCATAAGCCCTGTGAGCGCGAGAGTATACGTTCTCACCGACTACGGCTGTGCCAGTGCGTGCCTTTCATTCCTGGATGAAATTATGCGAATTCCCGGTGTTATCCAGATTGGGGGCGAGAGTCATATCGACAGGAGGTCAGCAGGCTGGCCAAGCAAGTATCACCTTGCCAGTGGGCTTGCCTATGTGAATATGGGCCGTCTGGTGCGTGTTGGGCGAGCAAGAGGAGAGAATGCAGTATGGCGGCCCCATTACCGTTTTTCCGGAAATCTGGGGGATACGGAGGCTGTAAAAAAATGGATTCTTACCGAAGTCATTCCTGATGACTTTCATAGAGAACGGCCTGAGGTTCATAACCAGCCAGTGACCTCCAAATTGAACAAAGGAGAATAG
- a CDS encoding S10 family serine carboxypeptidase-like protein has product MAISRRMFLYSGSIAGSLLSALVSTSGGRASEECSKQEGKWESVTNKEDDRTRYEFARSFVKDGPRKCQREIEISGRRLSYEVSVGAIVIADSCGKELGIFVYTSYTKNGNISNDRPVTFAWTGGPSGPSTSFHFGSLGPKIRTDKTSNQLEDNAGSILDRTDLVMVDPIGTGWSVPAMGRDLGDFYSVSKDAVTVAEFIKGYLKETNRPAAPIYLIGRSYGSVRLASVIHYLQASRLNISGLIPVAAAMDGNAFWESSGNMASYYLMLPNYAVIAWYHKRQSNPRKTARETLEYASHFALGDYLSALMRWRELSRAERKPVLDKLYALTGIKQHVWEKHNLRISGRQFAVEFLREEKKVLRSSDAREAWLISDLKKKSPLTSPSFLDLEYVDLYYRDDLGIAGAPPYRPFAPGLGVAEQAPFTRSWEVDRRGVYSLGAFQVSVLPNFLDDIAEAMIANPSLRIQQHNGMYDLQSTSFPANWSLSNMNIPASLFKNVEMFDYESGHAIYSSPELLNTFLERVSSFYIEEG; this is encoded by the coding sequence GTGGCAATTTCTAGGAGAATGTTTTTATATTCCGGAAGCATAGCGGGCAGCCTTTTGTCAGCCTTGGTGAGTACGAGTGGTGGCAGGGCATCAGAGGAGTGCTCAAAACAGGAAGGCAAATGGGAAAGCGTTACTAACAAGGAAGATGATCGAACCAGGTATGAATTTGCCCGGTCTTTCGTAAAAGACGGCCCCAGAAAGTGCCAGCGCGAGATAGAAATCTCCGGTCGGCGCCTTTCCTATGAAGTTAGCGTTGGAGCCATCGTCATAGCCGATTCATGTGGTAAAGAGCTCGGCATCTTTGTCTATACCTCCTACACTAAAAATGGGAATATATCGAACGATCGGCCTGTTACATTTGCATGGACGGGAGGGCCAAGTGGCCCGTCCACAAGTTTTCATTTTGGATCTCTCGGGCCGAAAATTCGAACTGACAAAACATCAAATCAATTGGAAGACAATGCCGGCAGTATCCTGGATCGTACGGACCTTGTTATGGTGGATCCTATTGGAACGGGCTGGTCAGTGCCGGCAATGGGGCGTGATCTTGGTGATTTTTACAGTGTAAGCAAGGATGCTGTTACCGTCGCGGAGTTCATCAAAGGGTATCTTAAGGAGACCAACCGGCCTGCCGCGCCAATTTATCTCATCGGCCGAAGTTACGGAAGCGTGCGTTTGGCAAGTGTGATACACTATCTACAAGCTTCAAGGCTCAATATCTCGGGACTGATCCCTGTAGCCGCCGCAATGGATGGCAACGCATTTTGGGAATCGTCCGGGAATATGGCCTCATATTATCTGATGTTGCCGAACTATGCCGTGATTGCCTGGTATCATAAGCGACAATCCAATCCGCGCAAGACAGCCAGAGAGACGCTCGAGTATGCGAGTCATTTTGCTTTGGGGGATTATTTGTCGGCCTTAATGCGCTGGCGAGAGTTATCTCGTGCAGAGCGTAAACCTGTATTGGACAAGTTATATGCTTTAACCGGTATTAAACAGCACGTATGGGAGAAACATAACCTCCGTATATCCGGCCGCCAGTTTGCCGTTGAGTTTCTTCGGGAAGAGAAAAAAGTACTCAGGTCCAGTGATGCTCGTGAAGCGTGGCTGATAAGTGATTTGAAAAAGAAATCTCCTCTCACATCGCCTTCTTTCCTGGATCTGGAATATGTCGATTTATATTATCGGGATGATTTGGGAATAGCAGGAGCCCCCCCTTATCGACCATTCGCCCCGGGTCTCGGTGTTGCGGAACAGGCGCCTTTCACACGTTCGTGGGAAGTGGATAGAAGAGGGGTTTATTCACTTGGCGCCTTTCAGGTAAGTGTGCTGCCTAATTTTCTTGATGATATTGCAGAAGCCATGATTGCTAATCCGAGTTTGCGTATACAGCAGCACAATGGCATGTATGATCTACAATCTACATCATTTCCCGCCAATTGGTCATTAAGCAACATGAATATCCCGGCGTCGCTTTTTAAGAATGTTGAGATGTTTGATTACGAGTCAGGCCATGCGATATACAGTTCCCCTGAGCTTCTAAATACTTTCCTGGAGAGAGTAAGCTCCTTTTACATCGAAGAAGGATGA